A window of the Hordeum vulgare subsp. vulgare chromosome 5H, MorexV3_pseudomolecules_assembly, whole genome shotgun sequence genome harbors these coding sequences:
- the LOC123395812 gene encoding mitogen-activated protein kinase kinase kinase NPK1-like — protein MRRDAAGGPGGGAGFHDLFDSVRRSINFRTSAAAPPEPPAGPLGGGPAGGIGVRISSCLRKSRGMGLLGLISKSPSPPRRLLPPTPVPADGGGRAGEIPAIRWRKGEMIGSGAFGQVYLGMNLDTGELLAVKQVLIGSTNATREKAQAHIRELEEEVKLLKNLSHPNIVRYLGTVREEGTLNILLEFVPGGSIQSLLGKLGSFPEAVIRKYTRQILQGLEYLHSNAIIHRDIKGANILVDNKGCIKLADFGASKQVAKLATMTAAKTMKGTPHWMAPEVIVGSGHTFSADIWSVGCTVIEMATGKPPWSQQYQEVALLFHVGTTKSHPPIPEHISPEAKDFLLKCLQKEPELRSSASDLLKHPFVTGEFDDRQLLNRTAQKDASVNELFTHDADAPTEMGLNHSGNWSTINSNRSSKIKPLWEGGGDDDDMCEFADKDDHRAVGSSYNPMSEPFDDWKSKYDISPEQSSHQSREFGGLAKHAESSMTENDFTFPCEGSCEDDDVLTESKIEAFLDEKALDLKKLQTPLYEEFYNKVNAGTSHGVDQTSNGKFINSPKLPPRGKSPPGKMRGGSAVATPCDTMFNSSTMAESCSKQFSRDGVDSSRILREIASPQLNELGDKVHVDVQDSPSISFAERQRKWKEELDQELERERVMRLAGCGKTPSPSRRPSTGKRERHQ, from the exons ATGCGACGGGACGCCGCTGGCGGCCCCGGCGGCGGCGCCGGGTTCCACGATCTGTTCGACTCCGTGCGCCGATCCATCAACTTCCGCACCAGCGCCGCCGCGCCCCCGGAGCCCCCCGCCGGGCCCCTCGGCGGGGGGCCCGCCGGTGGGATCGGCGTCCGGATCAGCTCCTGCCTCCGCAAGTCCAGGGGCATGGGGCTGCTCGGGCTCATCTCCAAGAgcccctcgccgccgcgccgcctgCTGCCGCCGACGCCCGTGCCCGCCGACGGGGGCGGGCGGGCGGGGGAGATCCCGGCGATCCGGTGGCGGAAGGGCGAGATGATCGGCTCCGGCGCGTTCGGGCAGGTCTACCTCGGGATGAACCTGGACACGGGCGAGCTCCTCGCAGTGAAGCAG GTTCTGATCGGGAGCACCAACGCTACCCGGGAGAAAGCCCAA GCGCATATAAGGGAACTTGAGGAAGAAGTGAAGCTCCTCAAGAACCTTTCGCACCCCAACATTGTG AGGTACCTTGGGACTGTCCGTGAGGAAGGCACACTGAATATCCTGTTGGAGTTTGTTCCTGGAGGGTCTATCCAGTCGCTTCTAGGAAAACTCGGTTCATTCCCGGAGGCG GTCATTAGGAAGTATACTAGGCAGATTTTACAAGGGTTGGAATATCTGCATAGCAATGCAATAATACATAGAGACATTAAG GGTGCAAACATTCTTGTTGACAACAAAGGCTGCATTAAGCTTGCTGATTTTGGGGCATCTAAGCAAGTTGCCAAGTTG GCTACTATGACAGCAGCTAAAACGATGAAAGGCACGCCACACTGGATGGCACCTGAAGTCATTGTGGGAAGTGGGCATACCTT CTCGGCAGACATCTGGAGTGTGGGATGCACAGTCATTGAAATGGCTACTGGTAAACCACCATGGAGCCAACAGTATCAGGAG GTTGCGCTTCTATTTCATGTTGGAACCACAAAGTCACACCCACCAATACCTGAACATATCTCACCAGAGGCTAAAGATTTTCTACTGAAATGCCTGCAGAA GGAACCAGAGCTGAGGTCTAGCGCGTCAGATTTATTGAAG CATCCATTTGTGACCGGAGAATTTGATGATCGGCAGCTACTCAATCGTACTGCACAGAAG GATGCTTCTGTTAATGAGCTTTTCACACATGATGCGGATGCACCAACAGAGAT GGGTTTGAATCACTCTGGCAACTGGTCAACTATTAATTCCAACAGATCATCCAAAATCAAGCCCTTATGGGAGggtggcggtgatgatgatgacatgtGTGAGTTTGCTGACAAAGATGATCATCGAGCAGTTGGATCT AGCTATAATCCTATGTCTGAACCATTTGATGACTGGAAAAGTAAGTATGACATAAGCCCAGAGCAAAGTTCTCATCAGTCAAGGGAATTTGGTGGACTAGCCAAGCATGCTGAAAGCAGCATGACCGAAAATGATTTTACCTTCCCTTGCGAGGGAAGTTGTGAAGACGACGATGTACTTACCGAGTCAAAAATAGAAGCATTTCTTGATGAGAAG GCCCTTGATCTGAAGAAGCTACAAACACCTTTATATGAAGAATTCTACAATAAAGTGAATGCTGGGACCTCTCATGGAGTTGATCAAACTTCCAATGGTAAATTCATAAATAGTCCGAAATTACCCCCGCGTGGAAAGTCGCCTCCAGGTAAGATGAGGGGAGGTTCAGCGGTGGCAACGCCTTGTGATACTATGTTCAATAGCAGTACGATGGCTGAAAGCTGCAGCAAGCAATTTTCAAGAGACGGTGTAGATAGCAGCCGGATTTTGAGAGAAATAGCTTCCCCTCAGCTCAATGAGCTTGGGGATAAAGTTCATGTTGATGTCCAAGACAGCCCAAG CATCAGCTTTGCTGAGAGGCAACGAAAGTGGAAAGAGGAGTTGGACCAGGAGCTTGAGAGGGAAAGAG TGATGAGGTTAGCTGGTTGTGGCAAGACACCGTCTCCAAGTAGACGGCCCAGCACCGGGAAGCGCGAGCGCCATCAATAG